Proteins encoded within one genomic window of Nonomuraea gerenzanensis:
- a CDS encoding ABC transporter ATP-binding protein: MTSPGSARLPIAAPALTRRAALRLIRLDARAFTGMLALNALAAAAGLAAPWLLGRIIDEVKAGASLTTVDRLALAILVCAVAQLVLFRYASYVGHRFGERTLARIREQFTERALALPSSAAERAGTGDLTTRGTTDVAAVGVMLRDAGPDVAIAAVRALFVLVAVFVLDPLLGACGLLSLVGIWFASRWYLRRAMTAYLDEGAANSALAEELASTTGGARTMQALRLERRRLDACHHAIEECRRTRLRTLSLRSVLFPAVDVSHVLPVTAVLLLGGALLMREPAAVTLGTVVTAALYLTQLSEPLNTILEQLERLQSSTASFARVEGLALTSKPAGDSPVPADDRIEVSGVRFAYDGGPDVLHGVDLLVRPGERLAIVGPSGAGKTTLGRLLAGMDAPKAGSVTVGGVPVADLGPAELRERVVLVTQEHHVFLGTIRENLRIAAPSATDDELRAALAAVGADWVGDLAGGLDTDLGHGAHRPDGAQAQQLALARVVLADPHTLILDEATALLDPRTARHTERALAAVLQGRTVIAIAHRLQTAHDADRVAVMQDGRLTELGTHDELVAAGGTYAALWHSWHGR; the protein is encoded by the coding sequence ATGACCTCCCCCGGCTCCGCCCGGCTGCCCATCGCCGCCCCCGCGCTGACCCGCCGCGCCGCCCTGCGCCTGATCCGCCTGGACGCCCGCGCCTTCACCGGCATGCTCGCGCTCAACGCCCTGGCCGCAGCCGCCGGCCTGGCCGCGCCGTGGCTGCTGGGCCGCATCATCGACGAGGTCAAGGCCGGCGCCAGCCTGACCACCGTGGACCGGCTGGCCCTGGCCATCCTGGTCTGCGCGGTGGCCCAGCTCGTCCTGTTCCGGTACGCGAGCTACGTCGGCCACCGCTTCGGCGAGCGCACGCTGGCCCGGATCAGGGAGCAGTTCACCGAGCGGGCGCTGGCGTTGCCGTCGTCGGCGGCCGAGCGGGCGGGCACGGGCGACCTGACCACGCGGGGCACGACCGACGTGGCCGCCGTCGGGGTCATGCTCCGGGACGCGGGGCCTGACGTGGCGATCGCGGCCGTGCGGGCGCTGTTCGTGCTGGTCGCCGTCTTCGTGCTGGATCCGCTGCTGGGCGCGTGCGGGCTGCTGAGCCTGGTGGGCATCTGGTTCGCCTCCCGGTGGTACCTGCGCCGGGCGATGACGGCGTACCTGGACGAGGGTGCCGCGAACTCGGCGCTCGCCGAGGAGCTGGCCTCGACCACCGGCGGCGCCCGCACGATGCAGGCCCTGCGCCTGGAGCGGCGGCGCCTCGACGCCTGCCATCACGCCATCGAGGAGTGCCGCCGCACCCGGCTGCGGACGTTGTCGCTGCGCAGCGTGCTCTTCCCGGCGGTGGACGTCTCGCACGTGCTGCCCGTCACCGCCGTGCTGCTGCTCGGCGGCGCGCTGCTGATGCGCGAGCCCGCCGCGGTGACGCTGGGCACGGTGGTGACCGCGGCGCTCTACCTGACCCAGCTGTCGGAGCCGCTCAACACCATCCTGGAGCAGCTCGAACGCCTGCAGAGCAGCACCGCCTCCTTCGCCCGCGTGGAGGGCCTGGCCCTGACCTCGAAGCCCGCCGGGGACTCCCCCGTGCCGGCCGACGACCGCATCGAGGTGTCCGGGGTGCGCTTCGCCTACGACGGCGGCCCCGACGTCCTGCACGGGGTCGATCTGCTCGTCCGCCCCGGCGAGCGCCTGGCGATCGTCGGCCCGTCGGGCGCGGGCAAGACCACGCTCGGCCGGCTGCTGGCGGGCATGGACGCGCCGAAGGCGGGCTCCGTCACGGTGGGCGGCGTCCCGGTGGCCGACCTGGGCCCGGCCGAGCTGCGCGAGCGCGTCGTCCTCGTCACCCAGGAGCACCACGTCTTCCTCGGCACCATCCGCGAGAACCTGCGCATCGCCGCCCCCTCGGCCACCGACGACGAGCTGCGCGCGGCCCTGGCGGCCGTGGGCGCGGACTGGGTGGGCGACCTGGCCGGCGGCCTGGACACCGACCTCGGCCACGGCGCCCACCGCCCGGACGGCGCCCAGGCCCAGCAACTGGCGCTGGCCCGCGTGGTGCTGGCCGACCCGCACACGCTGATCCTCGACGAGGCCACCGCGCTGCTGGACCCGCGCACGGCCCGCCACACGGAGCGCGCGCTGGCCGCCGTGCTCCAGGGCCGCACGGTCATCGCGATCGCGCACCGGCTGCAGACCGCGCACGACGCGGACCGGGTGGCGGTGATGCAGGACGGGCGGCTGACGGAGCTGGGCACGCATGACGAGCTGGTCGCGGCGGGCGGCACGTACGCGGCGCTCTGGCACTCCTGGCACGGCCGCTGA
- a CDS encoding N-acetylmuramoyl-L-alanine amidase → MRRLLAISLVAVLPLSNISAAHAQQPADRQQAFAAAAAEFQVPESVLLGVSYLESRWDAHAGQPSSDAGFGPMHLTDAAAYTGGNHHDEGEEDARGDDSRPLPAPAEQPAPADLPASLRTMERAAALTGESHERLRTDDAANIRGGAALLADYQKALGAPLSDDPGEWYGAVARYSGAEEAGAAKFFADEVFSVIEQGVTRTTDDGEQVALRAVPGLEKIEKWLEKLGLRPTRPDGVECPASVSCEWIPAAYQELPDDDYGHYDLANRPFSQKVDYIIIHDMEGYFLPSIRLNQDPNYGASWHYSLRSSDGHIAQHIKTKDVGWQAGNWYINAKSIGLEHEGFLAEGGTWYTEAMYRSSARLVRYLALKHAVPLDRAHILGHDNVPGTLPTTVRGMHEDPGPFWDWAHYFQLMGAPLHGFGSPRSGSVMIKPDFATNKPYFYGCDRKNPSAACPPLPASTVWLRTEPRADAPLVKDIGKHPTGESLYSVYDHSARATTGQRFAVAERQGDWTAIWYLGQKAWFHNPASAPTAVPSMGLVVTPKPGKATVPVYGRAYPEQEAYPEGIPYQAVTPLQYTFSAGEKYTLAGPAATEYYRAVTFDLEDHKVVRGKTKYLEIQFGHRVMFVKADDVQVTFSG, encoded by the coding sequence ATGCGCAGACTACTGGCGATCTCCCTGGTCGCCGTACTCCCGTTAAGCAATATCAGCGCAGCTCACGCCCAGCAGCCCGCCGACCGGCAGCAGGCGTTCGCCGCCGCCGCAGCGGAGTTCCAGGTGCCGGAGAGCGTGCTGCTCGGCGTCTCCTACCTGGAGTCCCGCTGGGACGCCCACGCCGGGCAGCCCTCCAGCGACGCCGGGTTCGGGCCCATGCACCTGACCGACGCCGCCGCGTACACCGGAGGCAACCACCACGACGAGGGCGAGGAGGACGCCCGCGGCGACGACAGCCGTCCCCTGCCCGCGCCCGCCGAGCAGCCCGCCCCCGCCGACCTCCCCGCCTCGTTGCGCACCATGGAGCGCGCCGCGGCGCTGACCGGCGAGAGCCACGAGCGGCTGCGCACCGACGACGCCGCCAACATCCGCGGCGGCGCGGCACTGCTGGCCGACTACCAGAAGGCGCTCGGCGCGCCGCTCAGCGACGACCCCGGCGAGTGGTACGGCGCCGTCGCCCGCTACTCGGGCGCCGAGGAGGCCGGAGCGGCCAAGTTCTTCGCCGACGAGGTCTTCTCGGTCATCGAGCAGGGCGTCACCCGGACGACCGACGACGGCGAGCAGGTCGCGCTCAGGGCCGTACCCGGTCTGGAGAAGATCGAGAAGTGGCTGGAGAAGCTCGGCCTGCGCCCGACGCGCCCCGACGGGGTGGAGTGCCCCGCCTCGGTCTCCTGCGAGTGGATCCCGGCCGCCTACCAGGAGCTGCCGGACGACGACTACGGCCACTACGACCTGGCGAACCGCCCGTTCAGCCAGAAGGTGGACTACATCATCATCCACGACATGGAGGGATATTTCCTGCCCTCCATCCGCCTCAACCAGGACCCGAACTACGGCGCGAGCTGGCACTACTCCCTCCGCTCCAGCGACGGCCACATCGCCCAGCACATCAAGACCAAGGACGTCGGCTGGCAGGCCGGCAACTGGTACATCAACGCCAAGTCCATCGGCCTCGAACACGAGGGCTTCCTGGCCGAGGGCGGCACCTGGTACACCGAGGCGATGTACCGGTCGAGCGCCCGCCTGGTCCGCTACCTGGCTCTCAAGCACGCCGTGCCGCTGGACCGGGCGCACATCCTGGGCCACGACAACGTCCCCGGCACCCTGCCGACGACCGTGCGCGGCATGCACGAGGACCCGGGGCCGTTCTGGGACTGGGCGCACTACTTCCAGCTCATGGGCGCCCCGCTGCACGGCTTCGGCAGCCCCAGGTCGGGCTCCGTCATGATCAAGCCGGACTTCGCCACGAACAAGCCGTACTTCTACGGCTGCGACCGCAAGAACCCCTCGGCCGCCTGCCCGCCGCTGCCCGCGAGCACCGTGTGGCTGCGCACCGAGCCGCGCGCGGACGCGCCGCTGGTCAAGGACATAGGCAAGCACCCGACCGGTGAGTCCCTCTACAGCGTGTACGACCACAGCGCCCGCGCCACCACCGGCCAGCGCTTCGCCGTGGCCGAGCGCCAGGGCGACTGGACGGCCATCTGGTACCTGGGACAGAAGGCCTGGTTCCACAACCCGGCGAGCGCGCCGACGGCGGTGCCCTCGATGGGGCTCGTGGTGACGCCGAAGCCGGGCAAGGCGACGGTGCCGGTGTACGGCAGGGCCTACCCGGAGCAGGAGGCCTATCCGGAGGGCATCCCGTACCAGGCGGTGACGCCGCTGCAGTACACGTTCTCGGCCGGCGAGAAGTACACGCTCGCGGGACCGGCCGCGACCGAATACTACCGCGCGGTCACCTTCGACCTGGAGGACCACAAGGTGGTCCGCGGTAAGACGAAGTACCTGGAGATCCAGTTCGGCCACCGCGTGATGTTCGTCAAGGCTGACGACGTGCAGGTGACGTTCTCCGGGTGA
- a CDS encoding MurR/RpiR family transcriptional regulator encodes MVDDSGLRADTLVATVRGVLPSLTPAAQTVARLILEDPATVARSTITELSAASGTSEATIVRTARLLGFAGYPQLRLALAAAAAQPDRLVPGDLAPDDPLSEVIQKVARAESEAINDTVAQLTSERLGLVVDAIVGARRIDAFGVGASGLVAEDVAQKLLRIGLSSHAFQDAHLALTSAVLLREGDVAIGISTSGETPDVIEPLSRAKEAGATTVAITNNPRSTIAELAEHVLISAGRETEFRPGALASRISQLLVVDCVFVGVAQRTFDSSQEALASTRRAVKEFTRRTSPARRQP; translated from the coding sequence ATGGTGGACGACAGCGGCCTGCGGGCTGACACTCTGGTGGCCACGGTCCGCGGTGTACTGCCGTCCCTGACGCCTGCCGCCCAGACCGTCGCCCGTCTCATCCTGGAGGACCCCGCGACGGTCGCCAGGAGCACCATCACGGAGCTCTCCGCCGCCTCGGGCACCAGCGAGGCCACGATCGTGCGGACCGCGAGGCTGCTCGGTTTCGCCGGGTATCCCCAGCTCAGGCTGGCGCTGGCGGCCGCCGCCGCGCAGCCCGACCGGCTGGTGCCCGGCGACCTGGCCCCCGACGATCCCCTGTCGGAGGTCATCCAGAAGGTCGCGCGGGCCGAGTCCGAGGCGATCAACGACACCGTCGCCCAGCTCACCTCCGAGCGGCTCGGCCTGGTCGTGGACGCCATCGTCGGCGCCCGGCGGATCGACGCCTTCGGGGTCGGCGCCTCCGGCCTGGTCGCCGAGGACGTCGCGCAGAAGCTGCTGCGCATCGGCCTGTCCAGCCACGCCTTCCAGGACGCCCACCTGGCGCTGACCAGCGCGGTGCTGCTGCGCGAGGGTGACGTCGCCATCGGCATCAGCACCTCCGGCGAGACCCCCGACGTGATCGAGCCGCTGAGCCGGGCCAAGGAGGCCGGGGCCACCACGGTGGCGATCACCAACAACCCGCGCTCGACCATCGCGGAGCTGGCCGAGCACGTGCTGATCTCGGCCGGGCGCGAGACGGAGTTCCGTCCCGGCGCCCTGGCCAGCCGGATCAGCCAGCTCCTCGTGGTCGACTGCGTGTTCGTCGGCGTCGCCCAGCGCACGTTCGACTCCTCTCAGGAGGCGCTGGCGAGCACCAGGCGGGCCGTCAAGGAGTTCACCCGGAGAACGTCACCTGCACGTCGTCAGCCTTGA
- the glgP gene encoding alpha-glucan family phosphorylase, which produces MRAIRRFTVRTVLPAELAALGELVHNLRWSWHPETMDLFAEVDADLWEQVGHDPVALLGAVTPARLSELAADRRFLRRLADAADDLREYITSPRWYQTLPEAARAIAYFSPEFGIAAALPQYSGGLGILAGDHLKAASDLGVPILAVGLLYRHGYFTQSLSPEGWQLEHYPSLDAGGLPLSLLKDAEGTPVKIRLALPDERVLHAQVWVAQVGRVPLLLLDSDVADNDAAARDVTDRLYGGGTDHRLMQELLLGVGGVRAIRAYCKITGHAEPEVFHTNEGHAGFLGLERIRELTEARMSFDEALEAVRAGTVFTTHTPVPAGIDRFPIDMIERHFGGANAWPTVPVERILALGAESDPGRFNMAVMGMRLAQRVNGVSQLHGEVSREMFKNLWPGFDLDEVPIGSITNGVHAPTWVGRELMELAGREVPSLLERARGWEAIQKISDTDIWEIRGVLRRRLVEGARERLRRSWRERGASDAELGWIDDALDPGVLTIGFARRVPSYKRLTLMLRDPERLTELLLDPDKPVQIVIAGKAHPADEGGKKLIQQIVKFADRADVRHRIVFLPDYDMALGQLMVQGCDVWLNNPLRPLEASGTSGMKSALNGGLNLSIRDGWWDEWYDGTNGWAIPTADGVSDPDRRDELEAAALYDLIEHEVSDRFYDRALDGLPRRWMEMVKHTLTSLGPKVLAGRMLRDYVVDLYNPAAASARALSADSYAPAKAFAAWRVRVTRAWPGVRVEHAEAAGVGDTPEVGAAIELHATIALGDLEPDDVLVEAAYGKVGPHDELVHPSYTKLTVRSVDDDGRAHYTGTVPLDRTGAFGYTVRVVPSHPLLATPSELGLIAVPEEPAGMTNGTLR; this is translated from the coding sequence GTGAGAGCTATCCGCCGGTTTACCGTCCGCACCGTCCTACCCGCGGAGCTGGCCGCCCTCGGCGAGCTCGTCCACAATCTCCGATGGTCCTGGCACCCGGAGACGATGGACCTTTTCGCCGAGGTGGACGCCGATCTGTGGGAACAGGTCGGGCACGATCCCGTCGCGCTGCTCGGCGCCGTCACACCGGCCAGGCTGAGCGAGCTGGCGGCCGACCGCCGCTTCCTGCGCCGCCTCGCCGACGCCGCCGACGACCTGCGCGAGTACATCACCTCGCCGCGCTGGTACCAGACCCTGCCCGAGGCCGCACGGGCCATCGCCTACTTCTCGCCCGAGTTCGGCATCGCCGCCGCGCTGCCGCAGTACTCCGGCGGCCTCGGCATCCTCGCGGGAGACCACCTCAAGGCGGCCAGCGACCTCGGCGTGCCGATCCTCGCGGTCGGCCTCCTCTACCGCCACGGCTACTTCACCCAGTCGTTGTCGCCGGAGGGCTGGCAGCTGGAGCACTATCCGTCGCTCGACGCCGGTGGGCTGCCGCTGAGCCTGCTCAAGGACGCCGAGGGCACGCCCGTCAAGATCCGCCTGGCTCTGCCCGACGAGCGCGTGCTGCACGCGCAGGTGTGGGTGGCGCAGGTCGGGCGGGTCCCGCTGCTGCTGCTCGACTCCGACGTGGCCGACAACGACGCCGCCGCGCGCGACGTCACCGACCGCCTCTACGGCGGCGGCACCGACCACCGGCTCATGCAGGAGCTGCTGCTCGGCGTCGGCGGCGTGCGCGCGATCCGGGCCTACTGCAAGATCACCGGCCATGCCGAGCCCGAGGTCTTCCACACCAACGAGGGGCACGCCGGCTTCCTCGGCCTCGAACGCATCCGCGAGCTGACCGAGGCCCGGATGTCGTTCGACGAGGCGCTGGAGGCCGTGCGCGCGGGCACCGTGTTCACCACGCACACGCCCGTCCCCGCGGGCATCGACCGCTTCCCCATCGACATGATCGAGCGGCACTTCGGCGGCGCCAACGCCTGGCCGACGGTGCCGGTGGAGCGCATCCTCGCGCTGGGCGCCGAGTCCGACCCCGGCCGGTTCAACATGGCCGTCATGGGCATGCGGCTGGCCCAGCGGGTCAACGGCGTGTCCCAGCTGCACGGCGAGGTCAGCCGTGAGATGTTCAAGAATCTTTGGCCGGGCTTCGACCTCGACGAGGTGCCGATCGGCTCGATCACCAACGGCGTGCACGCGCCCACCTGGGTCGGCAGGGAGCTGATGGAGCTGGCCGGCCGCGAGGTGCCCTCGCTGCTGGAGCGGGCCCGCGGCTGGGAGGCCATCCAGAAGATCTCCGACACCGACATCTGGGAGATCCGCGGCGTGCTGCGCCGGCGGCTGGTCGAGGGGGCCAGGGAGCGGCTGCGCAGGTCGTGGCGCGAGCGCGGGGCCTCCGACGCCGAGCTGGGGTGGATCGACGACGCGCTCGACCCGGGCGTGCTGACCATCGGGTTCGCCAGGCGGGTGCCGTCGTACAAGCGGCTCACGCTCATGCTGCGCGACCCCGAACGGCTGACCGAGCTGCTGCTCGACCCCGACAAGCCGGTGCAGATCGTCATCGCGGGCAAGGCGCACCCGGCCGACGAGGGTGGCAAGAAGCTGATCCAGCAGATCGTCAAGTTCGCCGACCGCGCCGACGTGCGGCACCGGATCGTGTTCCTGCCCGACTACGACATGGCGCTCGGGCAGCTCATGGTCCAGGGCTGCGACGTGTGGCTGAACAACCCGCTGCGCCCGCTGGAGGCGTCCGGCACGTCCGGCATGAAGTCCGCGCTGAACGGCGGGCTCAACCTGTCGATCCGCGACGGCTGGTGGGACGAGTGGTACGACGGCACCAACGGCTGGGCCATCCCCACCGCCGACGGCGTCAGCGACCCCGACCGGCGCGACGAGCTGGAGGCCGCCGCCCTGTACGACCTGATCGAGCACGAGGTGTCCGACCGCTTCTACGACCGGGCGCTCGACGGCCTGCCGCGGCGCTGGATGGAGATGGTCAAGCACACGCTCACCTCGCTCGGGCCGAAGGTGCTGGCGGGCCGCATGCTCCGCGACTACGTCGTGGACCTGTACAACCCGGCCGCGGCCTCGGCCCGCGCGCTGAGCGCCGACAGCTACGCCCCCGCCAAGGCGTTCGCCGCCTGGCGGGTGCGGGTGACCAGGGCCTGGCCCGGGGTGCGGGTCGAGCACGCGGAGGCCGCGGGCGTGGGTGACACCCCCGAGGTCGGCGCGGCCATCGAGCTGCACGCCACGATCGCGCTCGGTGACCTGGAGCCCGACGACGTGCTGGTGGAGGCGGCGTACGGGAAGGTGGGGCCGCACGACGAGCTGGTGCACCCGTCGTACACGAAGCTGACCGTACGGTCGGTGGACGACGACGGGCGGGCCCATTACACGGGCACGGTGCCGCTCGACCGCACGGGCGCCTTCGGCTACACGGTGCGCGTGGTGCCGTCGCACCCGCTGCTCGCGACCCCTTCCGAGCTCGGCCTGATCGCCGTGCCGGAGGAGCCGGCGGGCATGACCAACGGAACCCTGCGCTAG
- a CDS encoding alpha-1,4-glucan--maltose-1-phosphate maltosyltransferase, giving the protein MIGRIPITDISPVVDCGQWPAKAVAGETFQVSATVFREGHDAVASGVVLTAPDGRRGRLKPMRELAPGTDRWGVDVCLPAEGDWLFRVEAWSDPISTWLHDAEIKIPRGMDVDLMCEEGARLFERAAKAVRAADCPNGTPAAGSNTSPQSGPAGQSGARKQNGNGDTACGHRAALLSISATLRDENLDPRARLSIAQLPETAALLEAHPLRELVTRSKSHKIRVDRRRALYGSWYEFFPRSEGAVVSERGVSKSGTFQTAAKRLPAIAKMGFDVVYLPPIHPIGTTFRKGRNNTLSPEPDEPGSPWAIGSEDGGHDAIHPELGTIEDFEAFVGRARELGMEVALDFALQCSPDHPWVKEHPEWFTVRADGSIAYAENPPKKYQDIYPINFDKDPEGIYTEVKRVLRHWMDHGVRIFRVDNPHTKPVAFWERLLADIHRTDPDVLFLAEAFTRPAMMRTLAKTGYHQSYTYYTWKNSKPDVETYLTELAHETSCYLRPNLFVNTPDILHEFLQHGGVPAFKIRAVLAALASPTWGVYSGYELTENVPVRPGSEEYLDSEKYQYKPRDWAAAEREGRSLAPFITHLNLFRRAHPALQELRNLRFHRVDQADIVCFSKRLPGAYDTATRRHGLGDVVLAVINLDPHHTHEATVDLDLPALGLDWNAEFVVDDELSGESYRWRQSNYVRLDPHIQPAHILTVRAAPR; this is encoded by the coding sequence ATGATCGGACGAATTCCCATCACGGACATCTCCCCCGTCGTCGACTGCGGGCAGTGGCCCGCCAAAGCGGTCGCCGGCGAGACCTTCCAGGTCTCGGCGACCGTGTTCAGAGAGGGCCATGACGCGGTGGCGTCAGGCGTGGTGCTCACCGCGCCCGACGGCCGGCGAGGCCGCCTGAAACCCATGCGCGAACTCGCCCCCGGCACCGACCGGTGGGGCGTGGACGTGTGCCTGCCCGCCGAGGGTGACTGGCTGTTCCGCGTGGAGGCGTGGAGCGACCCGATCAGCACCTGGCTGCATGACGCCGAGATCAAGATCCCGCGCGGCATGGACGTCGATCTCATGTGCGAGGAGGGCGCGCGGCTGTTCGAGCGTGCCGCCAAGGCCGTGCGCGCCGCCGACTGCCCCAACGGCACGCCGGCGGCCGGCAGTAACACTTCGCCGCAGAGTGGTCCTGCCGGGCAGAGCGGCGCCCGCAAGCAGAACGGCAACGGCGACACCGCCTGCGGCCACCGCGCGGCCCTGCTGTCGATCTCGGCCACGCTGCGTGACGAGAACCTCGACCCGCGGGCCCGGCTGTCGATCGCCCAGCTGCCCGAGACGGCCGCGCTGCTTGAGGCCCACCCGCTCCGCGAGCTGGTGACCAGGTCGAAGTCCCACAAGATCAGGGTGGACCGGCGCCGGGCGCTCTACGGCTCCTGGTACGAGTTCTTCCCCCGGTCCGAGGGCGCGGTGGTCAGCGAGCGCGGGGTCTCGAAGTCGGGCACGTTCCAGACGGCCGCCAAGCGGCTGCCCGCCATCGCCAAGATGGGCTTCGACGTCGTCTACCTGCCGCCCATCCACCCGATCGGCACCACGTTCCGCAAGGGACGCAACAACACGCTCAGCCCCGAGCCCGACGAGCCGGGCTCGCCGTGGGCCATCGGGTCGGAGGACGGCGGCCACGACGCCATCCACCCGGAGCTGGGCACCATCGAGGACTTCGAGGCATTCGTCGGCCGGGCCAGGGAGCTCGGCATGGAGGTCGCGCTCGACTTCGCCCTGCAGTGCTCCCCCGACCACCCGTGGGTCAAGGAGCACCCCGAGTGGTTCACGGTCAGGGCGGACGGGTCCATCGCGTACGCGGAGAACCCGCCGAAGAAGTACCAGGACATCTACCCGATCAACTTCGACAAGGACCCGGAGGGCATCTACACCGAGGTCAAGCGGGTGCTGCGGCACTGGATGGACCACGGGGTGCGCATCTTCCGGGTCGACAACCCGCACACCAAGCCGGTGGCCTTCTGGGAGCGGCTGCTGGCCGACATCCACCGCACCGATCCGGACGTGCTCTTCCTGGCGGAGGCGTTCACCCGGCCGGCGATGATGCGCACCCTCGCCAAGACCGGCTATCACCAGTCATATACGTATTACACCTGGAAGAACTCGAAGCCCGATGTGGAGACCTATCTGACCGAGCTCGCCCACGAGACCTCCTGCTACCTGCGGCCGAACCTGTTCGTCAACACGCCGGACATCCTGCACGAGTTCCTGCAGCACGGCGGCGTGCCCGCGTTCAAGATCAGGGCCGTCCTGGCGGCGCTCGCCTCGCCCACCTGGGGCGTCTATTCAGGGTACGAACTCACGGAAAATGTCCCGGTACGCCCGGGCAGCGAGGAATACCTGGATAGTGAGAAATATCAATACAAACCGCGCGACTGGGCTGCGGCTGAACGTGAGGGGCGGAGCCTGGCTCCCTTCATCACGCATCTGAATTTGTTCCGAAGAGCGCATCCGGCGCTTCAGGAATTGCGTAATCTACGGTTCCACAGGGTCGACCAGGCGGACATCGTCTGCTTCTCCAAACGACTCCCGGGCGCCTATGACACGGCCACACGAAGGCACGGGCTGGGCGACGTCGTTCTGGCGGTCATCAACCTTGATCCGCACCACACCCACGAGGCAACGGTCGATCTTGACCTGCCCGCTCTCGGCCTCGACTGGAACGCAGAGTTCGTCGTGGACGACGAGCTGTCGGGCGAGTCGTACCGCTGGCGGCAGAGCAACTACGTGCGCCTCGACCCTCACATCCAGCCTGCCCATATTCTCACCGTACGAGCCGCGCCACGGTAG
- the treS gene encoding maltose alpha-D-glucosyltransferase: MSSTPIPNTFDEEKPRDPYWYKRAVFYEVLIRGFADSNGDGTGDVRGLISKLDYLQWLGVDCLWLLPLYESPLRDGGYDIADFMKILPEFGDLGDFVKLVDEAHKRGMRVIADLVMNHTSDAHPWFQASRHDPEGPFGDFYVWSSTDEKYQDARIIFIDTETSNWTYDPVRGQYYWHRFFHHQPDLNYENPDVQEAMLEVLRFWLDLGIDGFRLDAVPYLFEEEGTNCENLPRTHEYLKAIRAEVDRLYPDRVLLAEANQWPSDVVEYFGDPVGGGDECHMAFHFPLMPRIFMAVRRESRYPISEILAQTPKIPEHCQWGIFLRNHDELTLEMVTDEERDYMYTEYAKDPRMRANVGIRRRLAPLLENDRNQIELFTALLLSLPGSPVLYYGDEIGMGDNIWLGDRDGVRTPMQWDPDRNAGFSDCDPGRLYLPVIMDPIYGYQAINVEAQQKNAGSLLHWTRRMIEIRKRHPVFGLGGYAELNSSNPSVLAFVRELGDDRMLCVNNLSRFPQPVELDLRRFVGVSPVETMGGVPFPAIGELPYLLTLPGHGFYWFTLPPAITQEE, encoded by the coding sequence ATGAGCTCCACACCCATTCCCAACACCTTTGACGAGGAAAAGCCACGCGATCCTTACTGGTACAAGCGCGCGGTTTTCTACGAGGTCCTGATCCGCGGGTTCGCCGATTCCAACGGCGACGGGACCGGTGACGTCAGAGGGCTCATCAGCAAGCTCGACTACCTGCAATGGCTGGGTGTCGACTGTCTCTGGCTGCTGCCCCTGTACGAGTCGCCGCTGCGTGACGGCGGCTACGACATCGCGGACTTCATGAAGATCCTTCCCGAGTTCGGCGATCTCGGAGATTTCGTGAAATTGGTGGACGAGGCCCACAAACGCGGCATGCGCGTCATCGCCGACCTCGTCATGAACCACACCAGCGACGCCCACCCGTGGTTCCAGGCCTCCCGGCACGACCCGGAGGGCCCGTTCGGCGACTTCTACGTCTGGTCGTCCACCGATGAGAAGTACCAGGACGCCCGGATCATCTTCATCGACACCGAGACCTCCAACTGGACCTACGACCCGGTCCGCGGCCAGTACTACTGGCACCGCTTCTTCCACCACCAGCCGGACCTCAACTACGAGAACCCGGATGTGCAGGAGGCGATGCTGGAGGTCCTGCGGTTCTGGCTGGACCTCGGCATCGACGGGTTCCGGCTGGACGCGGTGCCGTACCTCTTCGAGGAGGAGGGCACCAACTGCGAGAACCTGCCCAGGACGCACGAGTACCTCAAGGCCATCAGGGCCGAGGTGGACCGGCTCTACCCCGACCGGGTGCTGCTGGCCGAGGCGAACCAGTGGCCCTCGGACGTCGTGGAGTACTTCGGCGACCCGGTCGGCGGCGGCGACGAGTGCCACATGGCCTTCCACTTCCCGCTGATGCCGCGCATCTTCATGGCCGTACGCAGGGAGTCGCGCTACCCCATCTCCGAGATCCTCGCGCAGACCCCGAAGATCCCCGAGCACTGCCAGTGGGGCATCTTCCTGCGCAACCACGACGAGCTGACGCTCGAGATGGTCACGGACGAAGAGCGCGACTACATGTACACCGAGTACGCCAAGGACCCCCGCATGCGGGCCAACGTCGGCATCCGCCGCCGCCTGGCGCCCCTGCTGGAGAACGACCGCAACCAGATCGAGCTGTTCACCGCCCTGCTCCTGTCGCTGCCCGGCTCCCCCGTGCTCTACTACGGCGACGAGATCGGCATGGGCGACAACATCTGGCTCGGCGACCGCGACGGCGTGCGCACCCCCATGCAGTGGGACCCCGACCGCAACGCGGGCTTCTCCGACTGCGACCCCGGCCGGCTCTACCTGCCGGTGATCATGGACCCCATCTACGGCTACCAGGCGATCAACGTCGAGGCCCAGCAGAAGAACGCGGGCTCGCTGCTGCACTGGACCCGCCGCATGATCGAGATCCGCAAGCGGCACCCCGTCTTCGGGCTGGGCGGCTACGCGGAGCTGAACTCCTCCAACCCCAGCGTGCTCGCGTTCGTCAGGGAGCTGGGCGACGACCGGATGCTGTGCGTGAACAACCTGTCACGCTTCCCGCAGCCGGTCGAGCTCGACCTGCGGAGGTTTGTCGGCGTCTCCCCCGTGGAAACCATGGGAGGCGTACCATTCCCGGCAATTGGCGAACTTCCGTATCTTTTGACGCTTCCCGGGCATGGGTTCTATTGGTTCACACTCCCGCCGGCCATCACCCAGGAGGAGTAA